From the genome of Vibrio navarrensis, one region includes:
- a CDS encoding LysR family transcriptional regulator — protein MDVKVFRTFLELAKVRHFGRAAENLYITQAAVSARIKQLESYFDTQLFIRDRNNIKLTSAGERLVGYAEVMVATLQQAKLELSMQDGRGLQLTLGGTPNVWDAYLQNCLSVVSDAFGGYGFIAEVMGREQLNRGLQERTLDMAFAFDQIKADELYCKKVADLVLVLVSTQPHNKETVFDDKYVYVDWGTKFASEHAERHPKSMAPYLRTSTARIALDFILEKGGSAYLPASLVQPFIANEQLYRVPSVEDWYRPIYLSYRKASSTIDAIRQVEELVKMIDPLTAYSLQQVAERPVDDE, from the coding sequence ATGGACGTAAAGGTCTTTCGAACATTTTTAGAGTTGGCTAAGGTCCGTCATTTTGGTCGAGCGGCAGAAAATCTCTACATTACTCAGGCTGCGGTGAGCGCTCGAATTAAGCAGCTAGAAAGCTATTTTGATACCCAGTTATTTATTCGTGATCGCAACAACATCAAATTGACGTCCGCAGGTGAGCGTTTGGTTGGCTACGCGGAAGTGATGGTAGCGACGCTGCAGCAGGCTAAATTAGAGCTTTCTATGCAAGATGGACGAGGATTGCAATTGACACTGGGTGGAACGCCTAACGTGTGGGATGCCTATCTGCAAAACTGTTTGAGTGTGGTGAGCGATGCGTTTGGTGGCTACGGTTTTATCGCCGAAGTGATGGGGCGGGAGCAACTCAATCGTGGCTTGCAAGAACGTACCTTAGACATGGCGTTTGCGTTTGACCAAATTAAAGCCGATGAACTGTACTGCAAAAAAGTGGCCGATTTAGTGTTGGTGCTGGTGTCGACTCAGCCGCACAACAAAGAGACGGTGTTTGACGACAAATATGTTTACGTCGATTGGGGCACCAAATTTGCGTCTGAGCACGCCGAGCGCCACCCCAAAAGCATGGCTCCATACTTACGTACTTCGACTGCGCGCATTGCCTTGGACTTCATTTTAGAGAAAGGGGGCAGCGCTTATTTGCCGGCTTCTTTGGTCCAGCCGTTCATTGCCAATGAGCAACTGTATCGTGTCCCTAGCGTTGAGGATTGGTATCGTCCAATCTATCTGAGCTATCGCAAAGCCAGTTCGACCATAGATGCGATTCGCCAAGTGGAAGAGCTGGTGAAGATGATCGATCCATTAACTGCCTACAGTTTGCAACAAGTGGCCGAGCGGCCTGTTGACGACGAATAA
- a CDS encoding methylated-DNA--[protein]-cysteine S-methyltransferase: MNYYTIAPSPLGEMTLQANDEGILGIWFTTQTTRPDDLGQEDANHPVLGLALTQLNEYFSGKRTQFDLPIAAKGTAFQMQVWQALTTIPYGETWSYQELANTIGNPKAVRAVGLANGKNPVSIVVPCHRVIGKNGKLTGYAGGIERKQWLLERESNQGR, encoded by the coding sequence ATGAACTATTACACTATCGCACCAAGCCCGCTGGGTGAGATGACGTTACAAGCCAATGATGAAGGCATCCTTGGCATCTGGTTTACCACTCAAACGACTCGGCCTGATGATCTCGGACAGGAAGATGCCAACCACCCAGTACTTGGTCTGGCGTTAACTCAGTTGAATGAATACTTCTCAGGAAAAAGGACCCAATTCGATTTGCCGATTGCGGCTAAAGGAACCGCTTTTCAGATGCAGGTTTGGCAGGCGTTAACCACCATTCCTTACGGAGAAACATGGAGTTATCAGGAGTTAGCCAATACGATTGGCAACCCCAAAGCAGTTCGGGCGGTGGGGCTTGCCAACGGTAAAAACCCGGTTTCAATTGTAGTGCCTTGCCATCGTGTGATTGGTAAAAACGGCAAACTAACGGGTTATGCGGGCGGCATTGAGCGTAAACAGTGGTTATTGGAAAGAGAAAGCAATCAGGGACGATAA
- a CDS encoding DNA-3-methyladenine glycosylase 2 family protein: MAISVYSPLTTEQCQQARMARDSRFDGLFYVAVKTTRIFCRPVCPANLPKEENVEYYSDRTQALDAGYRPCLRCRPESHPGSWAWKGVETTFQRALHLIDSGALQQHSLTELAQRLGVSDRYVRQLFSRYLGIAPKQYAQYQQLMFAKQLLHMSNLSVTDIGFAAGFNSTRRFNDAFKKVIQLTPSQVRREVTLPAGEQALIIPFQGALNWSHMLNFYRLRAIEGVEQVDENSYSRFADLAGARAWFRVQKTAEQQMTVWFRLDDVGQLHLLVKKVRQMLDLNCNTDNIERHLQSLALGLVKQTGIRIPGVWNTWEAGVRAILGQQVSVKAAIGQLNLLVSTLMPEPSERCFPTPLQLAQANLDFLRMPQSRKETLHRFACYVQDNPDADPKTWLALKGIGPWTVSYAQLRGESRPDCFLDKDLVVKKALLAYPQLNAKTASPWGSYATFHLWNQ; encoded by the coding sequence GTGGCGATATCAGTCTATTCACCGTTGACGACAGAGCAATGCCAGCAGGCAAGAATGGCGCGTGACAGTCGTTTCGACGGCTTATTTTATGTAGCGGTAAAAACCACACGCATCTTTTGTCGTCCGGTTTGTCCGGCTAATCTGCCGAAAGAAGAAAATGTGGAGTACTACAGCGATCGCACCCAAGCGCTTGATGCAGGCTATCGACCTTGTTTGCGTTGTAGGCCAGAAAGTCACCCAGGCTCTTGGGCGTGGAAAGGGGTGGAAACCACCTTCCAGCGTGCACTGCATCTTATTGACAGTGGCGCGTTGCAGCAGCACTCACTCACTGAACTTGCACAGCGATTGGGCGTGAGCGATCGTTATGTGCGGCAACTTTTTTCACGCTATTTGGGTATCGCGCCCAAGCAGTACGCCCAATATCAACAACTGATGTTTGCCAAACAACTGCTGCACATGAGTAATCTCAGTGTCACAGACATCGGCTTTGCCGCGGGTTTTAACAGCACGCGTCGCTTTAATGATGCTTTTAAAAAAGTGATCCAGTTGACCCCCTCACAGGTGCGGCGAGAAGTCACGCTGCCAGCCGGTGAACAAGCGCTGATTATCCCTTTTCAGGGCGCTCTCAATTGGTCACATATGCTGAATTTCTACCGTTTGCGCGCCATTGAGGGTGTCGAGCAAGTGGATGAGAACAGCTATTCCCGATTTGCAGATTTGGCGGGAGCACGCGCTTGGTTTAGGGTGCAGAAAACGGCAGAACAGCAGATGACGGTGTGGTTTCGATTAGACGATGTTGGCCAACTGCATTTGTTGGTGAAAAAAGTTCGCCAAATGCTCGATCTGAATTGCAATACCGATAACATTGAGCGCCATTTGCAGTCACTCGCCCTTGGCCTTGTCAAACAAACTGGTATTCGCATTCCCGGTGTGTGGAATACGTGGGAAGCGGGCGTTCGCGCTATTTTAGGTCAGCAAGTGTCGGTTAAGGCGGCCATCGGACAGCTTAACTTGCTGGTGAGCACGTTAATGCCAGAGCCTAGTGAGCGTTGTTTCCCAACCCCTTTGCAACTTGCTCAAGCGAATCTCGATTTTCTGCGTATGCCGCAAAGTCGTAAAGAGACCTTGCATCGCTTCGCCTGTTATGTGCAAGACAACCCTGATGCGGATCCAAAAACGTGGTTAGCGCTCAAAGGGATAGGTCCATGGACGGTCAGTTATGCGCAGCTCAGGGGAGAATCGCGCCCAGATTGCTTTTTAGATAAGGACTTGGTAGTGAAAAAAGCCTTGTTAGCTTATCCGCAACTGAACGCAAAAACGGCCTCCCCATGGGGCAGTTACGCCACTTTTCATCTATGGAATCAATAA